The sequence GGCTCTGCGCTCAAGGGTGATGGAGACGCCTTCGTCACCAGGTATGAGTTGTAGCGCTGCAGATAGACTGCGTCTCGGGTGGGGCGAACGATGTTTCGCCCCTACGCCCCGATTCGCGTGGCCTCAGGGACCTCGACGAGCTGACCGGTCTTGACGTCGTAGATATAGCCATGGATGGGAATCGCACGTGGGACCAGCGGATGCGTCCTGATGCGGCGTATGTCCGCGCAGACACTCTCGACCTGGTCGGCGATGGTCAGCCAGTCGATAAACGCGCCTTCCGTTGATCCGGGACCTTGACCGGTATCATGCCATCCGTGGGCGTCGATAGCCGCGGTCGTAAGGCTCTTGGCCAGCAACCCGCGCATGATCTCGTCGGTAAAGGTCTCCATTCCGCAATCGGTGTGGTGGATGACAAACCATTCCCGAGTCCCGAGCAGTTTATAGGAAATGACCAGCGATCGGATCGCGTCGTCGCTGGCGCGTCCGCCCGCATTGCGGATGACATGGGCATCCCCTTCCGACAGCCCGGCGTATTTAGCCGGATCAAGTCGCGCATCCATACAGGTCAGGATGGCGAACCGTCGTCCCGGCGGCATCGCCAGCTTGGCCTTCTCCCCAAACTGTGTCGCATAGACCTTATTGGCGGCGAGGACCTCATCTCGAATCGCGCTCATTTTGCACCCTCCCGTGATTGTGGTTGAACGCCAGCAGTGTGGCACTGATGCTCAGATTTTGTCTACAGACGGTGGACGTGCTCTAGCAGG is a genomic window of Candidatus Methylomirabilis lanthanidiphila containing:
- a CDS encoding carbonic anhydrase; translation: MSAIRDEVLAANKVYATQFGEKAKLAMPPGRRFAILTCMDARLDPAKYAGLSEGDAHVIRNAGGRASDDAIRSLVISYKLLGTREWFVIHHTDCGMETFTDEIMRGLLAKSLTTAAIDAHGWHDTGQGPGSTEGAFIDWLTIADQVESVCADIRRIRTHPLVPRAIPIHGYIYDVKTGQLVEVPEATRIGA